Proteins from a single region of Sphaerochaeta globosa str. Buddy:
- the jag gene encoding RNA-binding cell elongation regulator Jag/EloR, which yields MMKEFEGRTEQEAIAKAIEELHIEREDFDVEIVEPVRKGLFKKSNVKIRIHFEDENDVLPESYDSRSTLDEDEEELDAPINSELEDKLLLFVATILEKMGYQGKVSISFRKARKLGLNIESDNSSIIIGRKGKNLDAIQLLANVYAGQIDPDLKVIIDSENYRMRHEEQLIRMAFKTAEQVKKSGRSRLLEPMNPYERRLVHTALNDFGGVETKSEGEGLYKQIRITNQKH from the coding sequence ATGATGAAAGAATTCGAAGGACGTACCGAGCAGGAGGCTATTGCAAAAGCAATAGAGGAACTGCACATTGAACGTGAAGATTTCGATGTAGAAATCGTTGAGCCTGTCCGGAAGGGACTGTTCAAGAAGAGCAATGTAAAGATTAGAATTCACTTTGAAGATGAGAATGATGTACTACCAGAAAGTTATGATTCTCGCAGCACGCTGGATGAGGACGAGGAGGAGCTTGATGCTCCAATCAACAGCGAGCTCGAGGACAAGCTTTTGCTTTTCGTAGCAACCATTCTCGAGAAAATGGGGTACCAGGGCAAAGTCTCCATTTCCTTTCGCAAGGCACGCAAGCTTGGTCTGAATATTGAGAGTGACAACTCCAGTATCATCATTGGCCGCAAGGGAAAAAACCTTGATGCCATCCAGCTGCTGGCCAATGTGTACGCCGGGCAGATTGACCCTGATTTGAAAGTCATCATCGATAGTGAGAACTATCGCATGCGCCATGAGGAGCAGTTGATCAGGATGGCCTTCAAGACTGCTGAGCAGGTCAAGAAGAGCGGCAGGAGCAGGTTGCTTGAGCCGATGAACCCGTATGAAAGACGGCTGGTGCATACCGCCCTCAATGATTTTGGTGGCGTTGAGACCAAAAGCGAAGGTGAGGGGCTGTACAAGCAGATTCGTATCACCAACCAAAAGCACTAA